CCGGCGCCCCGCGCCCCGCGACCTCCCGGTCGGCGTGGGATTGGCCGCTCTCATCGGACTCCCCGGCCTCGGCCTGGTCTATGTCGCGCACCTGCTCGGGCTGAACGGTTCACTGGTCGCCAGTGACGAGCACGGCCCGTGGTGGCAGATCCCGATCCTCGTCGCGATCGCCGTCGGCAACGCGGTCGCCGAGGAGATCGTCGTGGTCGGCTATCTGCTGGTCCGACTGCGCCAACTCGGCGTGCGCGACGGCGCGGCGCTCGCCTCCAGCGCGGTCCTGCGCGGCGCATACCACCTGTACCAGGGCCTCGGCGGCGGCCTCGGCAACATCGTCATGGGGATGGTCTTCGGCCGGTTCTATCAGCGCACCACGCGGCTGTGGCCGCTCGTCGTCGCGCACGCGATCATCGACACCGTCGCGTTCGTCGGCTACCTCTTCGTCGGCAACTGGTTCGGCTAGAACCAACGGACTACTTCGCCGCCGGCACCACCACGACCACGAGCCCGCGGTCGGTGAGATCCTCGACGAGCGGCCGTCGGGTGAGCCGCGACAACAGCGCGGCGACCCCGTGCCGGTGCGCCCCGATCACGACCGTGTCGGCCCCCGACTTCGCGGCCACCGCCCCCAGCACGGCGGCGGCGCTTCCGCGGGCGCTGTAGTAGGTCCACCCGTAGGGGGTGTCGGCGAGTGCGCTGCGCACCCACTTCGCGTTGGCGTCGCTGATCGCCCTGGTCTGCTCCTCCCAGGTGGGGGAGTCCGGGTCGATGCCGAGGTCGGAGTCGTCGGCGATGTGGGCGACGTGGAGATGGGCGTGGGTGAGCGCGGCCAAGGCGAGGCCTTCGCGCAACGCGGCCCGCGCGGCCGGGGTGCGGTCCCAGCCGACGACGATGTCGGCGTCGGACGGCTTCGCGTCGGGGGTACCGGTGCTGTCGGAGAACGAGTTCAGGTTCACGGTGACACTCCTAGATCCGGTGGATCGCCCACGCGACCCACATTCCGGCGGCGCATGCGAGCACGGTCAACACCCATGTTCCAACAGCGTTGACGAGGGCGAGGGTGTTGTCGTCGCGCCTGGCGAGGGCGACGGTCTCAAAGCTCGCGGTGCTGAACGTCGTGAAGCCGCCGCAGAAGCCGGTGCCGGCGACCAACGACAAGGTCGACGGGGCGCCGGCGAAGACGACGAACCCGGTCACGAGTCCGAGCAGGGCCGAGCCGACGATGTTGATGAGGATCGTCGCGACGGGTAGCCGCGTCGTCACCCACGCCTTGAATTGTGCGTCGAAGACGTAGCGCGCCACCGCGCCGGCGCCGCCCGCGGCATAGGCGGCGATCGTCCAGCTGCTCATCGGGTCACCTCCGGATCGGAAGTATCGGGGTCGACGACGGTGGGTTCGCCCAGTGACCGGCGACTCGCCAGGCGCGCCCCGATGGCCAATCCGGCGATCGTCCCGATCGCGCCGACGATCAGCGTCGCGGCGCCGTAGCCGAGGGCGATCGGGAAGTGGCCGTCGCGGATCAGATTCACCTGCTCGCCGGCGAAGGTGCTGTAGGTGGTGAAGCCGCCGCAGATGCCGGTGCCGCCGAACAGGCGCAGTCGGCGGCTCGCTTCTTCGGGCAACCGCGACGACGAGGCGAGGAACTCCAGCAGCGCGGCCAAGACGAGCGCGCCGGAGAAGTTCACCAGGAAGGTCGTCATCGGCCACTGGCCGGAGGCTGCCGGGAACGCCTGCTCGAGGTGTAGCCGTATCGCGGTGCCGATCATGCCGCCGACGAACACCAGCACCAAACCGGGCGCGTCACGCAGGACTGCGGGGGACAGGGGCATCGGGCCGGTTCCTTTCGCGGTCGCGGGCGATGCCGCGCGCAGGCGGCATCGAACTGAACCAGGAACTATCAGCCGTGTGGCGGTTCGGGCGACCGGCGCCCCGGCGAGATCCATCGCCGTGTCCTTCAACGCAGCCAGTATAGGGCTAACCTGTGATCGTGCCCGCCATCGCCTATTTCGGACCCGCCGGAACCTTCACCGAAATGGCGATGAATCGCCTCCTCGACGCCGGTGCGGGACCGTTGGCCGGATACGCCGAGGGGGGTCTGCAGGCCCAGCCGCTGTCCAGCCCCACGGCGGTCATCGCGGCGGTGCGGACCGGGGCCGTGGACTTCGGTTGCGTCCCGGTGGAGAGTTCGGTGGAGGGCTCGGTCCCGGCGACGATGGACGCGCTGGTCCCCGACGGGGACGGGCGGGTGCAGATTTTCGCCGAGACGACCCTGGACATCGCCTTCACCATTGCGGGGGCCGC
This genomic interval from Gordonia sp. X0973 contains the following:
- a CDS encoding CrcB family protein, coding for MPLSPAVLRDAPGLVLVFVGGMIGTAIRLHLEQAFPAASGQWPMTTFLVNFSGALVLAALLEFLASSSRLPEEASRRLRLFGGTGICGGFTTYSTFAGEQVNLIRDGHFPIALGYGAATLIVGAIGTIAGLAIGARLASRRSLGEPTVVDPDTSDPEVTR
- a CDS encoding CrcB family protein; the encoded protein is MSSWTIAAYAAGGAGAVARYVFDAQFKAWVTTRLPVATILINIVGSALLGLVTGFVVFAGAPSTLSLVAGTGFCGGFTTFSTASFETVALARRDDNTLALVNAVGTWVLTVLACAAGMWVAWAIHRI
- a CDS encoding CPBP family intramembrane glutamic endopeptidase, producing the protein MVSDPRQRRALWIELAIVGVLTFGMSALLAALSLIEAQLTGGIGQKSIALNPSLSTIGWIDFTRQTLSVVRLFGIAALGIYLLWRSGIRLSTVGILRRPAPRDLPVGVGLAALIGLPGLGLVYVAHLLGLNGSLVASDEHGPWWQIPILVAIAVGNAVAEEIVVVGYLLVRLRQLGVRDGAALASSAVLRGAYHLYQGLGGGLGNIVMGMVFGRFYQRTTRLWPLVVAHAIIDTVAFVGYLFVGNWFG
- a CDS encoding universal stress protein, with protein sequence MNLNSFSDSTGTPDAKPSDADIVVGWDRTPAARAALREGLALAALTHAHLHVAHIADDSDLGIDPDSPTWEEQTRAISDANAKWVRSALADTPYGWTYYSARGSAAAVLGAVAAKSGADTVVIGAHRHGVAALLSRLTRRPLVEDLTDRGLVVVVVPAAK